One window from the genome of Dermacentor variabilis isolate Ectoservices unplaced genomic scaffold, ASM5094787v1 scaffold_13, whole genome shotgun sequence encodes:
- the LOC142566661 gene encoding uncharacterized protein LOC142566661 has protein sequence MECMMLFVEDETVAEETIDGVFPMEFRKHCQILDKTFDEYVDLSPEDTIPDLSKILLRPQVDSEQQCASTSTEHIAASVMVASGSEDHENGLGISFDLTRSFLQPLAWYFLEQT, from the exons ATGGAGTGTATGATGTTGTTTGTCGAAGATGAAACAGTGGCCGAAGAAACGATCGATGGTGTCTTCCCAATGGAATTTCGCAAGCATTGTCAG ATACTGGACAAGACGTTCGATGAGTATGTGGATCTCTCTCCTGAGGACACTATCCCAGACTTATCGAAAATTTTACTGCGCCCACAAGTGGACAGTGAGCAGCAATGTGCGTCAACATCGACTGAG cacaTTGCAGCGAGCGTTATGGTGGCCAGTGGCAGTGAAGATCATGAAAATGGCCTTGGAATTTCCTTCGATCT GACCAGATCATTCCTGCAACCCCTTGCATGGTATTTTCTGGAGCAGACGTAG